The sequence TCGACGACGAGCCGCCCAGCGTCTTGCCTCTGGGTACGGCAATGCGGCGGCCGCCGGTCCAGTCCGACCCCTCCGCCTCGTACATCCAGTTGTAACTCGAATTGTTCATAAGCTTCATCCACCCCACCGGGAGATGGATCATCGGATGCCGGTCCCGCGGCCCTGCCTCGAGGAGACAAATCTTGAGACTTGTGCCTTCCGCAAGTCTCGATGCAAGCACACACCCGGCCGAACCGGCACCAACAATGACAAGATCGAAATCACCCATTGCGACATAGTCAAGTGGTTACCCGAACGCGTCAAGCTGCGCGGAGTGCACGGAGCCGAAACCGTTACAACCCGCTTCGCCGCTCCTCAGCTATCGCCAGCTGGCGTCGGAGGATACGGGTCCGGCTGCAAGTGTTTTTGCAATATCTGCCTGCTCTTGCCTACCTCACTCGCCAACCACGCCGCCATTTTCTTGAAGGCATCCGTCTGAGCAAAATCGGGAGTGGTGACCAGCCAGTACCTAGAGCGAACAGGTTTGGACGGTCCGGAGTTGATCAGAATGCCCGCCTCCAGATCGGCCTCGACCAGCAAGGTTCGGGCCAGCGCATGTCCCAGGCCGCCGATCGCAGCCTGTATTGCCACATCGGTCCGGTCAAAGGTCACCGAGGTGTCAAACCGACCGCTGCGATACAGGTCGCTGCCGAAATACTGTTCCCACGAGCCGTTGGTGCCGTCTTCTTCCGCCCGCGTATCACGCAGCAAAACAGTGTCACGATCGTTGCCCGACAAGAACGAGGACGCATTGCGGCTGCAGACGGGGATCGCATGGCAATGCGAAAGGACCGTTGCGTGCAATCCCGGGTATGGGCCCGGGCCAAAACGAATGGCGGCCTGAGAAACTTCGCTTTCACCAAACTCGGTCAGGTCGTCATCGATGTTCAGAGCTATCCTCAATCCGAGCGCCCTTGCGCGCGGCATGGCCGGGACAACCCACTTCATCGCCAGAGATGAAGACAGAGACAAGGTGGTTCCATTGTCCCGCTGAATCCGGGTCACGGCGTCCAGCGCATCCGACAACGCATCTGCCGATGTCGCACTGGCGGCACAAATCGGCGCGCCCTGAAGCGTCGGAACCACAGTACGCGTGGTTCGCGCAAACAGGGCGAACCCCAGGTCTTCTTCGAGATTCCTGATCTTGTGGCTGATGGCCGACTGATGAACACCCAGCTCTCTTGCCGCTTTTGTAAAGCTTTTTGATCTGCACACCGCCGCGAGTGCCGGCGCCGCAGAGGCAAGTTTCTGAAGGGTCAACTGTTGCGATTTAATCATGAGCATTTCTCATCAATTTATGAATCTCATGCTTGCATATTTCAGCTAAACATCGATGCAAATCCATCATTCAGGAGAATTCAGCATGAACAATGTGCATGTGCAAACAAAAGTGACAGCACGCATCGTCAATGGGTTTGTCAAGAACGGAACAGGCGGGAACCCGGCCGGGGTGGTTTTCGATGCAGATGAACTGAGCGATGCCGAAATGCTTCAGATAGCGGGGAAAATCGGGCTCTCGGAAACCGCCTTTGTCTCCTCGTCAGATGAAGCAGGTTTCAAACTCGACTTTTTCACACCGAACCGTCGCATTGCACATTGCGGCCATGCCACCATTGCGGCTTTCGCTCACATGGCGGAAACCGGCCGTGTCGGCGAAGGCATAACCTCCAAGATGACAGTTGACGGGCCGCGCAAGATCATTATCAGGGGCGAACAGGCCTTCATGGAGCAGCTTGCCCCGAAATACCGCACCCCCGACGACTGGTCGGGCGCCGGCGTGACGCTACAGGACGTCATGGACTCTCTCGGTCTGTCTGATGCCGATATGGTCGACGGGGTGCCTCCTCAACTGGTCAATACGGGCAACAGTTTCATCATTGTGCCCGTCAGGAACGAAGACGTCCTTGCCGGCATTCGTCCTGATCAGCCCTCGATCAGCGAGATCAGCGAAAAGCTCGACCTCATCGGTTACTACGTGTTCGTCCTGTCACCGTCTTCGTCTGCCAGCCATGCGACAGCCCGCATGTTCGGACCGCGCTATGCCATCCCGGAAGAATCCGCAACCGGCATGGCTGCGGGACCGCTGGCGTGCTTCCTGTACGACATCATGGGCATCAAGGAGAGCCACATGGATATCGACCAGGGTTATTTCATGACCCCGGCTTCGCCAAGCGCCATCGCCGTCGACCTGGATATCGACGCCTCCGGCGCAATCACCGGCCTCACCGCCGGCGGATCCGCGCGCTCCATGCGCGAAATGGAAGTCACCCTGGATTGATGGTCGTCAGGAGCAACCTCATTGGCGTCGGGCGATCTGTTTCAGTCGCAATGACCGGATCAGTTCGAGACATATCAGGAGCTTGCAATGACTGAACCGCTCGCCGCGCTGGTTACATTTGCAGTTGTCGCGACCGCATCGCCCGGCGGTGCAACGTCTCTGGCAACGGCATCCGGAGCACAGTTCGGATACCTGCGGAGCTTGCCGCTCATTTTCGGCATAGCCACCGCGCTTGCTCTTCTGGTTGCGGTTTCAGGCACGGGACTTGCCGCAACCATACTGGCTTTTCCGGTTTTGGAATTCGCCATGAAAGCCGTTGGATCTGCATATCTGTTGTGGTTGGCTTTTGTCATTCTGAAGGCTGGTTCTCCAGCGGCGGCGAGCGTGTCGGACAAATCCCCCATCGGCTTTTTCGGCGGAGCCATGCTTCTTGGTGTCAACCCGAAAGCCTGGGCCATGGCCGTCGGCGTAGCCGGTTCGTTTTCCGGCATTTCAGACAACCCCTATGCCCTGGCTGCCGTTCTCGGCTCAGTGTTTGCAATTGCGGCAACCCTGTCCCTGTCGATGTGGACGGTGGCGGGCTCCTTTCTCGCAAGGATCATCAGGGAAAACTGGCAATGGCACGTGTTCAACGCCGTGATGGCGCTCCTTCTGGTGAGTTCAATCGCGTCGTTCTGGATCTAGTCATTTAGCCTCGGGGTTTTCCCGCCCCGGAGCAACCGGTTGCGTCATCCCAATCTTGCGGTTGCGGGATCTGAGTTGGGCCAGTACGGCACCGGAGATCACCAGCACCGCACCTGCCATGTGTTGACCGGTCACGATGGCCCCGCCCAGCGCCGCCATTACAATCACGTAGAACGGCACCATATTGTGGTGCATGGCGGCCACTGTGACGCCGACCACCCTGCCGGTCCACAACCACAAAACCGACGACAGGCCAACCGACATACCGGCCATTGTCACAATCAATCCCAGTGTTGCGAGAGAAAAGTCAGCTTCAATGGTAGTTCCCGCAGCAGCGAAAAACGCAAGGATAACGCTGCACGGTATGACGCTGACCAACATGCTGACAGCGACTTTGGACATGTCCGGCGTATCGACAAATGCAACGACCAGCTGGCGGGTGTACCAGACATAGGCAATGACGCCTGCGAGCGTGAACAGTATCCCTGACAGCGAACCTGCTACGCCACTGCCTTGCGCAGACACAGTGCTGGTCAATACGCCGCCTGCGACCGTCAACCCGATTGCCAGCATCAGTTTCAAGCCCGGCCTCTCCTGCCCTTCAAGCCACCCCATCAACGCGGAAAAAATGGGCATTGAAGACACAATGACCGCTGCTGAAACTGCATCTACGCGTGATTGTCCGATGATGAAAAACAAGCCAGACAAACCGAACACGAACGAGACCAGCACAAACCGGCTGTTTCTCGCCAGTGCCAACATCGCACCGGCTTGCCCCGACAACAGCCCCGCCATGGCAACTGTGATGCCCGCCAGGCCCATGCGCACCGGCGCCAGGGCGAGCGGGTCCCAGGTATTCAAAATGGCGACTGACAGCGGAAAATGCAGCGACCACACGATCATGCATATGACACCGGCCAGATTACCCCTGATGACACTGCGATCCATAACTGCGCACCCGACATGCAACCTGAGGGGTTGACCAGACTACCTGCCATCAGACACAAATGATGCATAGATTGGCCGTTACACCTTATCCCGCCTTCAGGAGCGCATCCAGCGATGAAACCGTTTTTCGTTCAGATAAAATGCGAACTGGGCAAAGCCTATGATGTCGCCACCCAGCTGGCCGATTCTGAAATTGCCTCTGAAGTGTATTCCACTGCCGGCGGCTGGGACCTTCTGGTGAAATTCTACCTGCAGGACGGCGAAGATGTCGGCCATTTCATCAATGAGAAGGTCCACTCGATTGCCGGTGTAAAAGACACCTACACAATCGTCACCTATCGCGCCTTCTAAAATCCGACATGCACGATGCGCCAAACCACACTCCAGACCGCATGGTTCTGGGTGTGCTGATGCTGGACACCAGTTTTCCGAGGCCGGTCGGCGATATCGGCAATCCTGACAGCTTCAACCATCCGGTCATTTACCGTCGCCTGCCAGGTGCGGTCGTGTCGCGCATTGTGACTGACGAGCAACTGTCGGACGAACTGGTGGAACTTTTCGTCAGCCATGCACGAGCCCTTGAACAGGCTGGCGCCACGGTAATTTCGACCAGTTGCGGTTTTCTGTTCCCGATCCAGGAGAAATTACAGGCTGCGGTCAGTGTTCCAGTGATCACTTCCGCATTGTGCCTGCTGCCCGCCCTGAGGGAAAAAGTGGGCGAGAATACGCCGATCGGAATTCTGACATTTGACGCCGAGAGGCTGGCACCACACCACATTCCCGATGACGGACCCGTTGTAGTTGAAGGATTGGCACCTTCTGATCACCTCTACCGCGTCATAGCATACGACCTGAGTGAAATGAATCATCAGCAGGCCGACAACAATGTTTTCCACGCCATGTGTCGTTTGAAATCCCGTGAACCGCACCTGGCGGCAGTGGTTCTGGAGTGCACTAACCTCCCACCATACCGATACACCGCGTTGAAAAATAACAATTTTTTAATTTTCGACATACATGATGCTATAAAACACTTGCAAAACACATACAAATTGTAGGTAAATTATATAAACAAAAGTTGAAACCTATAAAACTGCTTGCTATGAGCGGCGCCATGTAGTGACATTCAACAAGATTGTAAACTCGGGAGTGAAACATGACAAAACGCCTTAGAATTGCTGCGCCTATTGCCATTGCAGCCCTGACACTGTCCGCCAGCATCACGATAGCGGCAGATGTGAAATGGGACATGCCAATGGCCTATTCCGCCTCCAATTACCATTCTGAGAACGGCGCCCAATTCGCCAAGGAGGTCACCGAGGCCTCAAGCGGCAAGCTCGAGATCGTCTCTCACCCCGGTGGTTCACTGTTCAAGGGTGGAGAAATTTTCCGGGCCGTACGTACCGGACAGGCGCCGATTGGAGAGCGCCTGATTTCCGCTCTGGGCAATGAAGACCCTCTGTTTGAAATAGACAGCTTGCCGTTCCTCGCAACCAGCTTTGCCGATGCAAAAAAACTTTATGACGCAACCAAGCCGGAACTGCAGAAGGTACTGGCCAGCAAGGGGCTGACCCTGCTGTACACCGTACCGTGGCCACCACAGGGCCTGTACGCCAAGAAAGAAGTCAACTCGGCAGCAGAAATGAAGGGCGTGACATTCAGAGCCTACAATGCCGCAACCTCGCGGCTGGCAGAGCTGATGGGTGCTGTTCCAACCAAGATCGAGGCGGCTGAACTGTCCCAGGCGTTCGCCACCGGCGCCGTCGAAAGCATGATTTCATCCGGCTCGACAGGTTATGACCGCAAGCTGTGGGAGCATGCCTCTCACTGGTACAACATTCAGGCCTGGCTGCCGAAAAACATGGTTATCGTCAACAATGATGCCTGGGCCAAACTTGATGAAGCAACCCAGAAAGTTGTTCTCGAAAAGGCTGCAGCAGCAGAAGCGCGTGGCTGGGCAAAAGCAGAAGAGCTTGCCAACTGGTATGTCGAGGAACTCGCCAAGAACGGCATGACCGTCGGGCCTGCGGGTGATCAGTTGAAAGCAGACTTCGCCAAGATCGGCGAGACCATGACCACGGAGTGGCTGGCCAAGGCAGGTGATACCGGCAAGGCGGCCGTTGATGCCTACAAGGCAAAGTAAGCACAACGTCGACTGAAACATCTGATTCAGTACGGTGATAGAGCAATATGGGTTCGCCTGAACCCATAAAGCTGCTCTAGCACTTTGAAAGCGACCAGTTCTGGGTTTTCGATTGAGTTGATCAAAAACCATACTGATCTTGAGGGGCGAGTGAACACCATGAACGAATTTTTCACTCGCCTCGATAAGGCTCTCGAGCGGCTGTATGTCTGGTCCGGCGCGGCCGCCGCCGTGTTCCTCGTCCTCGTCGGCGTCTGCGTGTTGACGTCCATCGTGTCACGCCTGCTCGACATCTATGTTGCCGGCATCAACGAGTATTCCGGTTACGCCATGGCCGCGTCGTCTTTCCTGGCACTGGCCCACACTTTGCGCGAAGGCGGCCATATCCGCGTCGCACTGGTTCGCTCAAGGCTTGGGCCGACCGCCAAGCTTTGGCTCGAAATATGGTGCCTGCTGGTGGCAACCGCCATGAGCAGCTATCTGGCCTACTACCTGGTCTATCTCGCCTGGATATCCTGGAAATTCGAGGAGAAATCCGAAGGCGCCGCGGCGACCTTGTTGTGGTGGCCGCAGTCCATCATAGCCATCGGCTCGATTGTCTTCGCCATCTCGGTTGCCCACGGCCTTGTTCGCGTGATCGTCCGCCGCGACCCCGATGCGGCGTCTGCGGCGCCCACCGAACTGACGGCGGAGTAACAGATCATGGATGGCATCGCGCTCACTCTCATCTTTCTCCTGGTGCTGTTCACACTGCTTGGTTCAAGCGTGTGGATCGGCATCTCCCTGCTCGCCGTCGCCTGGGTGGGCATGGAGCTTTTCACCACCCGGCTGGTGGGCGATTCCATGGCGCTGACCATCTGGTCTGCGTCATCAAGCTGGACACTCACCGCCCTGCCCCTGTTTGTCTGGATGGGAGAAATCCTGTTCAGGACCAGGCTGTCTGAAAACCTGTTCAGGGGCCTGCAACCCTGGTTGCACGGACTTCCCGGTGGCCTGTTGCATGTCAACATCACCGGTTCGGCCATATTTGCCGCCATCTGCGGATCGTCCGCTGCAACCGTCCTGACGGTCGGCAAGATGGCCGTGCCGGAACTGAAGCGCCGCAAATACCCGGAGAAGATGATCATCGGCACACTGGCCGGCGCAGGCACGCTGGGTCTCCTGATCCCGCCCTCGATCATCCTCATCATCTACGGCGTCACGGTCAATGAAAGCATCGTCAAGCTTTTCATCGCAGGTGTCATACCGGGCATCATGCTGGCCCTGATGTTCATGGGCTACGTGGCCATCTGGGATCTGCTGGGCGGTCGCAAGGACCGCACCGACACCGCATCCTACACCATGTCGGACCGGCTCAGGGCGTTGGGCCAGCTCGCCCCGATCATGGGGCTGATCCTGTCGATCATGGGCTCCATTGCGTTCGGCTATGCAACCGCGACCGAGGCGGCGGTACTTGGTGTGCTCGGCGCGTTTGCCATCTCCTGGCAGCAGGGCCACCTCACCCGTGAAAGCTTCATCGCCTCGCTGATGGGCGCCACCCGGGTTTCCTGCATGATTGCGTTCATCCTGGCCGGATCGACTTTCCTGACCCTGGCCATGGGCTTCACCGGCCTGCCGCGGGCCGTGGCTGAGTGGATCGCGGCCTTGCAGCTGACACCGGCCATGCTGATTGCCGTACTGGCTGTTTTCTACATCATACTGGGCTGCTTCCTCGACGGCATTTCATCCATTGTGCTGACCATGGCCGTGGTAGAACCGATCGCGCGCCAGGCCGGTTTTGACATGATCTGGTTCGGCGTCTTCCTGACCATCGTGGTGGAAATCGCCCAGATCACGCCGCCCATCGGGTTCAACCTGTTCGTCCTGCAGGGCATGACCGGCAGGGACATGGACTTCATCGCCAGGGCAGCCCTGCCGATGTTTGCTCTGATGGTGCTGGCGGTTGTGATCATCTCCCTGTTCCCCGGCATCGCCACCTGGCTGCCGTCGCTGATGTAGGCCGGCATGATCCGGGCCAGCCTCGAATGGATCGGGCGTTACGGAACCTTGCTGATGCCGCTGGGCATTGTCATCGGATGCCTGTTCCAGCCACTGGCCGAACTGCTGCGTCCGACCCTGGCGGTGTGTGTGTTCCTGATGTTGGCGGTGGTCCTGTCGAGACTGGAAATCCAGCATGCACTGGCACACCTGCGTAAACCGCGGGTGTTCCTCTGGTCACTGGTGTGGGCGTTCGTGGCCATGCCGGCCCTGTTCATTGCCGTGCTTCATGTGTTTCCGCAATCGCCCGGCGTCAACGCCGTGCTGATCATCTATGCAACATCACCGCCCAATTTCGGCGCCGCGGCGCTGGCGTTTATCATGGGGCTGGACGGCGCCCTGACAGTCGCCACCATTTTTGCCTCCACAGCGCTTCACCCGATCATTACGCCGCTGTTTACCGAGATTTTCGCCGAAGGTGCAATCGCCATATCAGGCCTTGATCTCGCCGTCCGGCTGGCCGGCCTGATCGGCGGCTCGTCGCTGGCGGCATGGGGCTTGCGCTCCTGGCTGGGTGCCGAACGCCGCAAAGCGTCATCAGGCATTTTCGACGGTCTGAACGTCATCATCATGGTGGTGTTTGCAATCGCCCTGATGGACGGCATTCCCGCCCGCGTCATCGCCCAGCCCGCCTACGCGCTCGGCCTAGCGGTTCTGGCAACCGGACTGCACATCGGGCTCAACCTGATCACCGTCGCCGCCTTCTGGCTGACCGGCCGGCAACGCGCCTACACATTCGGGTATTCGCATTCGGGGCGCAACATCGCCGTGGTGATGAGTGTGCTCGGGTCAGCTGCTCCTGACGATGCATGGCTGTTCTTCGCCATGCTGCAGTTCCCGATCTACTGCCTGCCCATGCTGCTGCGGCCGCTCTATCTTCATTTGTTGCCGCAACGGCTGTAATGCGGCAATGCTAACCACAATCAAATGACTGTCTCGCAACCCCGGACAAACTCGTACATACTGCGGCCATGAGATTCCTGTTGCTCATTATCGCTGTTGCTGCGCACCTCGCGGTCAGTGCTCCGCTGGCCGTGGCTGCGGACGCGTCTGATCGCGCGATAATCGGCTTTTCCATGGACGGCAGGCATTTTGCCTTCGAGGAATATGGCGTGCAGGACGGCTCGGGCTTTCCCTATGCCGACATTTACATCATCAATCTCAAGACGGATAAGTGGGTCAAGGGTTCTCCGATCCGGGTGATCGTGCGCGATGAAAACGCCACCGCCCACACAGCCCGCCACCAGGCGCTTACCGAAGCAGCACCCCTTATAGAAAAATACGGCACGGTGCAGCCGGCAAAACTGCTGGCCAGCAATGCCGTGGGAGAGCGCGTGACCTCGCCCCATGCAATGACGTTCAAGCGCTTCCATAACCTGTCCACCTTGTGGACAGTGCAGCTCACCGAGATCGACATCGAACAACCAGGTGAGTGTAAACCGTTCAGCCCGGTGCGGGGCTTTGCCTTGTCGGCAAAGATTGAAGGCAAGGAAGAAGCGGTCGAATTGTACCGTGACGAGAGATTGCCGAAGAGCCGGGGCTGTCCGGAAAGCTACAAGCTGGCGGACGTCATTGCATTTGGTGAAAGTGAAAATGCCCGCGTCGTCGTGCTGGTCCACAAGCTGACATTCGGCTTCGAGGGCCGCGACGCACGCTTTATTGCAGTACCGGTGAAGCTGCCTTCCTGGAGATAACCTGCGCCGGTGTGTTGAGTGTCGGCAACTGCTCTGCTAGAGCATCTGCGACTTCCTGAATCCATCGAAAGCAGCTCAAGCATGATCCCGCGTTACACAAGGCCGGAAATGGCCGCCATCTGGTCACCCGAACAGAAATTCCGCATCTGGTTTGAAATCGAGGCTCATGCCGCAGACGCACAGGCGGAACTGGGTGTCATCCCGGCCGAGGCTGCAAAAACCGTCTGGGACAAGGCGCGTGATGCGGAGTTCGACGTTTCCCGCATCGACGCAATCGAAGCGGAAGTAAAACACGACGTTATCGCCTTCCTCACCCATCTGTCGGAGATCGTCGGTCCCGAAGCGCGCTTCGTGCACCAGGGCATGACATCGTCCGATGTGCTCGACACCTGCTTCAACGTGCAACTGGTCCGCGCGGCGGACCTGTTGCTGGAAGACATGGACCTGCTGCTGACCGCCCTGAAGAAGCGCGCGCTGGAACACAAGGACACGCTGACCATCGGACGCAGTCACGCCATTCATGCCGAACCAACCACGTTCGGCCTGAAGCTGGCCCAGGCATACGCCGAGTTTGCACGTTGCAGGGAGCGCCTGGAATTTGCCCGCAAGGAAGTTGCAACCTGTGCCATTTCCGGCGCGGTCGGCACCTTTGCCAATATCGACCCGGCCGTCGAGGAACATGTGGCAAAGTCCATGGGGCTTGCAATCGAACCGGTGTCGACGCAGGTGATCCCGCGCGACCGGCATGCCATGTATTTCTCGGTGCTGGGTGTCATCGCATCTTCAGTCGAGCGCCTGGCCACCGAGGTGCGACACCTGCAGCGCACAGAAGTTCTCGAAGTGGAAGAATTCTTCTCCGCCGGTCAGAAAGGCTCGTCGGCCATGCCGCACAAGCGTAATCCCGTGCTGACCGAAAACCTGACAGGCCTCGCCCGCCTGGTGCGCTCTGCCGCCATGCCGGCCATGGAAAACGTGGCGCTGTGGCATGAGCGCGACATCTCGCATTCGTCTGTCGAGCGCGGCATCGGACCGGATGCCACGGTGCATCTCGATTTTGCCCTGCGCCGGCTGACCGGTGTCATCGACAAGCTGCTGGTCTATCCCGACAACATGCAGGCCAATCTCGACAGGCTCGGCGGGCTGGTGCATTCGCAGCGTGTGCTGCTGGCCCTGACCCAGAACGGCGTCAGCCGGGAAGACAGCTATCGCCTGGTACAGCGCAACGCCATGCCGGTGTGGCGCGGTGAAGGCAATTTCCTGGACCTGCTGAAAGCCGACGCGGATGTGAAGAAGGCCCTGTCCGATGCTGATCTGGAGGCCCTGTTCGACATGGGCTACCACACCAAGCATGTCGACACGATTTTCGCCCGCGTTTTTGGCTAGATCAGGTTCTGCCGCCCCAGGCGCCCAGCGTGTGGGGATCGTCACTATCGAGCTCTGAACAT is a genomic window of Anderseniella sp. Alg231-50 containing:
- the purB gene encoding adenylosuccinate lyase; the encoded protein is MIPRYTRPEMAAIWSPEQKFRIWFEIEAHAADAQAELGVIPAEAAKTVWDKARDAEFDVSRIDAIEAEVKHDVIAFLTHLSEIVGPEARFVHQGMTSSDVLDTCFNVQLVRAADLLLEDMDLLLTALKKRALEHKDTLTIGRSHAIHAEPTTFGLKLAQAYAEFARCRERLEFARKEVATCAISGAVGTFANIDPAVEEHVAKSMGLAIEPVSTQVIPRDRHAMYFSVLGVIASSVERLATEVRHLQRTEVLEVEEFFSAGQKGSSAMPHKRNPVLTENLTGLARLVRSAAMPAMENVALWHERDISHSSVERGIGPDATVHLDFALRRLTGVIDKLLVYPDNMQANLDRLGGLVHSQRVLLALTQNGVSREDSYRLVQRNAMPVWRGEGNFLDLLKADADVKKALSDADLEALFDMGYHTKHVDTIFARVFG
- a CDS encoding aspartate/glutamate racemase family protein; translation: MLDTSFPRPVGDIGNPDSFNHPVIYRRLPGAVVSRIVTDEQLSDELVELFVSHARALEQAGATVISTSCGFLFPIQEKLQAAVSVPVITSALCLLPALREKVGENTPIGILTFDAERLAPHHIPDDGPVVVEGLAPSDHLYRVIAYDLSEMNHQQADNNVFHAMCRLKSREPHLAAVVLECTNLPPYRYTALKNNNFLIFDIHDAIKHLQNTYKL
- a CDS encoding EamA family transporter, encoding MDRSVIRGNLAGVICMIVWSLHFPLSVAILNTWDPLALAPVRMGLAGITVAMAGLLSGQAGAMLALARNSRFVLVSFVFGLSGLFFIIGQSRVDAVSAAVIVSSMPIFSALMGWLEGQERPGLKLMLAIGLTVAGGVLTSTVSAQGSGVAGSLSGILFTLAGVIAYVWYTRQLVVAFVDTPDMSKVAVSMLVSVIPCSVILAFFAAAGTTIEADFSLATLGLIVTMAGMSVGLSSVLWLWTGRVVGVTVAAMHHNMVPFYVIVMAALGGAIVTGQHMAGAVLVISGAVLAQLRSRNRKIGMTQPVAPGRENPEAK
- a CDS encoding Lrp/AsnC ligand binding domain-containing protein, with product MKPFFVQIKCELGKAYDVATQLADSEIASEVYSTAGGWDLLVKFYLQDGEDVGHFINEKVHSIAGVKDTYTIVTYRAF
- a CDS encoding LysE family transporter; amino-acid sequence: MTEPLAALVTFAVVATASPGGATSLATASGAQFGYLRSLPLIFGIATALALLVAVSGTGLAATILAFPVLEFAMKAVGSAYLLWLAFVILKAGSPAAASVSDKSPIGFFGGAMLLGVNPKAWAMAVGVAGSFSGISDNPYALAAVLGSVFAIAATLSLSMWTVAGSFLARIIRENWQWHVFNAVMALLLVSSIASFWI
- a CDS encoding TRAP transporter small permease subunit, whose translation is MNEFFTRLDKALERLYVWSGAAAAVFLVLVGVCVLTSIVSRLLDIYVAGINEYSGYAMAASSFLALAHTLREGGHIRVALVRSRLGPTAKLWLEIWCLLVATAMSSYLAYYLVYLAWISWKFEEKSEGAAATLLWWPQSIIAIGSIVFAISVAHGLVRVIVRRDPDAASAAPTELTAE
- a CDS encoding TRAP transporter large permease subunit, with product MDGIALTLIFLLVLFTLLGSSVWIGISLLAVAWVGMELFTTRLVGDSMALTIWSASSSWTLTALPLFVWMGEILFRTRLSENLFRGLQPWLHGLPGGLLHVNITGSAIFAAICGSSAATVLTVGKMAVPELKRRKYPEKMIIGTLAGAGTLGLLIPPSIILIIYGVTVNESIVKLFIAGVIPGIMLALMFMGYVAIWDLLGGRKDRTDTASYTMSDRLRALGQLAPIMGLILSIMGSIAFGYATATEAAVLGVLGAFAISWQQGHLTRESFIASLMGATRVSCMIAFILAGSTFLTLAMGFTGLPRAVAEWIAALQLTPAMLIAVLAVFYIILGCFLDGISSIVLTMAVVEPIARQAGFDMIWFGVFLTIVVEIAQITPPIGFNLFVLQGMTGRDMDFIARAALPMFALMVLAVVIISLFPGIATWLPSLM
- a CDS encoding LysR family transcriptional regulator; amino-acid sequence: MIKSQQLTLQKLASAAPALAAVCRSKSFTKAARELGVHQSAISHKIRNLEEDLGFALFARTTRTVVPTLQGAPICAASATSADALSDALDAVTRIQRDNGTTLSLSSSLAMKWVVPAMPRARALGLRIALNIDDDLTEFGESEVSQAAIRFGPGPYPGLHATVLSHCHAIPVCSRNASSFLSGNDRDTVLLRDTRAEEDGTNGSWEQYFGSDLYRSGRFDTSVTFDRTDVAIQAAIGGLGHALARTLLVEADLEAGILINSGPSKPVRSRYWLVTTPDFAQTDAFKKMAAWLASEVGKSRQILQKHLQPDPYPPTPAGDS
- a CDS encoding PhzF family phenazine biosynthesis isomerase, whose amino-acid sequence is MNNVHVQTKVTARIVNGFVKNGTGGNPAGVVFDADELSDAEMLQIAGKIGLSETAFVSSSDEAGFKLDFFTPNRRIAHCGHATIAAFAHMAETGRVGEGITSKMTVDGPRKIIIRGEQAFMEQLAPKYRTPDDWSGAGVTLQDVMDSLGLSDADMVDGVPPQLVNTGNSFIIVPVRNEDVLAGIRPDQPSISEISEKLDLIGYYVFVLSPSSSASHATARMFGPRYAIPEESATGMAAGPLACFLYDIMGIKESHMDIDQGYFMTPASPSAIAVDLDIDASGAITGLTAGGSARSMREMEVTLD
- a CDS encoding TRAP transporter substrate-binding protein DctP; the protein is MTKRLRIAAPIAIAALTLSASITIAADVKWDMPMAYSASNYHSENGAQFAKEVTEASSGKLEIVSHPGGSLFKGGEIFRAVRTGQAPIGERLISALGNEDPLFEIDSLPFLATSFADAKKLYDATKPELQKVLASKGLTLLYTVPWPPQGLYAKKEVNSAAEMKGVTFRAYNAATSRLAELMGAVPTKIEAAELSQAFATGAVESMISSGSTGYDRKLWEHASHWYNIQAWLPKNMVIVNNDAWAKLDEATQKVVLEKAAAAEARGWAKAEELANWYVEELAKNGMTVGPAGDQLKADFAKIGETMTTEWLAKAGDTGKAAVDAYKAK
- a CDS encoding DUF2259 domain-containing protein, with protein sequence MLIIAVAAHLAVSAPLAVAADASDRAIIGFSMDGRHFAFEEYGVQDGSGFPYADIYIINLKTDKWVKGSPIRVIVRDENATAHTARHQALTEAAPLIEKYGTVQPAKLLASNAVGERVTSPHAMTFKRFHNLSTLWTVQLTEIDIEQPGECKPFSPVRGFALSAKIEGKEEAVELYRDERLPKSRGCPESYKLADVIAFGESENARVVVLVHKLTFGFEGRDARFIAVPVKLPSWR